One window of Treponema denticola genomic DNA carries:
- a CDS encoding DNA-binding domain-containing protein yields the protein MLKYSLRENLLTPAPDDYMAQAQDVRSYTLDEIIDLMMDKGTTITRADVAATLQVYGEVCASLIKDGSALNTPLFNTALTIAGVFNGANDAFDKKRHTVNLNMTAGTLLRDAVTKVKCEKTEAAGTDPYITEVTDIVSGKTNEVLTKGGIVQITGSRLKFDAKDASQGIFFVPETGNPVRASVIAENKPARLMAIIPADLAAGTYYIEVRTKIIGSSQKSKTLKTGKFDKPLTPAA from the coding sequence ATGCTGAAATACTCGCTTCGCGAAAACTTACTCACCCCTGCGCCGGACGACTACATGGCGCAGGCGCAGGACGTGCGCTCGTACACCCTTGACGAGATTATCGACCTTATGATGGACAAGGGCACCACCATTACGCGGGCAGACGTAGCCGCCACGCTGCAAGTCTACGGCGAAGTCTGCGCAAGCCTTATCAAAGACGGTTCGGCGCTCAACACGCCTTTATTCAACACCGCTTTGACTATTGCGGGCGTATTCAACGGGGCAAACGACGCCTTCGACAAAAAACGGCACACGGTCAACTTGAACATGACCGCAGGTACGCTCCTTCGCGACGCTGTAACCAAGGTCAAATGCGAAAAGACCGAAGCCGCCGGCACCGACCCCTACATAACCGAAGTTACCGACATCGTTTCCGGCAAAACGAACGAAGTACTGACCAAAGGCGGCATTGTACAAATTACCGGAAGCCGCCTCAAGTTCGACGCCAAAGACGCCTCTCAAGGCATTTTCTTTGTGCCGGAAACGGGAAACCCCGTCCGTGCCTCCGTCATCGCCGAAAACAAACCTGCCCGCCTTATGGCCATCATTCCCGCAGATTTGGCGGCAGGAACGTATTACATCGAGGTACGAACGAAGATAATCGGTTCATCGCAAAAAAGCAAAACCCTTAAAACGGGCAAATTTGATAAACCGCTCACTCCGGCCGCATAA